A genomic region of Endomicrobiales bacterium contains the following coding sequences:
- a CDS encoding GNAT family N-acetyltransferase, with protein sequence MEIIKLTSELNDTWNNFCASNPNAWFRHTTHFIDYIMNCRFDDKSKNFSFLVYQNKVLVAVVPLIIQSIYGKPELLEFAFTDTNTPYPCLGTSLSTDNAKQILKFIFEHINQLATEHNVVYARYFVEPLSDKILQSQYKINPLIYFDFIDTSISTSVINLNFNEDELLRNIRKGHKADIKFAEKQGYAVSMFDKNNITDEAFLTYKSMHFTAAGKKTRRDESWDIMYQWIKSGYAILALVKINCNGPFVGAAFVITSQCKAYYGSAAMDPSIDRMRGLGHLIQWEIIKYLKQNGFGYYDLGLNAYVMISQDMPSRKDLSISIFKSGFANETYPFFRGEQFYSEEYFKNVKLALVNEYCLMHFHDENV encoded by the coding sequence ATGGAAATAATAAAACTTACATCTGAACTTAATGATACATGGAATAATTTCTGTGCTTCTAACCCAAATGCTTGGTTTAGGCACACAACGCATTTTATTGATTATATTATGAATTGCAGATTTGACGATAAGAGTAAAAATTTTTCTTTCCTAGTTTATCAGAACAAGGTTCTTGTCGCTGTTGTGCCTCTTATCATTCAGTCAATATACGGGAAACCAGAGCTGTTAGAATTTGCTTTTACCGATACTAATACACCATACCCCTGTTTAGGCACTTCTTTGAGCACGGATAATGCAAAACAGATCCTAAAGTTTATATTTGAGCATATCAATCAATTGGCAACGGAACACAATGTTGTGTACGCAAGGTATTTTGTTGAACCATTATCCGACAAGATACTTCAGTCACAGTATAAGATAAATCCTCTGATATATTTTGATTTTATTGATACATCAATTTCTACAAGTGTAATTAACTTGAATTTTAATGAAGATGAGCTTCTAAGAAATATTAGAAAGGGGCATAAGGCAGATATAAAATTTGCCGAGAAACAAGGATATGCTGTTTCAATGTTTGATAAAAACAATATTACTGATGAAGCATTCCTTACATATAAGAGCATGCATTTTACTGCAGCTGGAAAGAAAACAAGGCGCGATGAAAGCTGGGATATAATGTATCAATGGATTAAATCAGGGTATGCTATTCTTGCCTTAGTTAAAATTAACTGTAATGGACCTTTTGTTGGTGCTGCATTTGTAATAACAAGTCAGTGCAAAGCGTATTATGGTTCAGCGGCAATGGATCCATCAATTGATAGAATGCGCGGCCTTGGCCACCTAATCCAGTGGGAGATCATTAAATATCTCAAACAAAATGGTTTCGGCTACTATGATCTTGGACTTAACGCGTATGTAATGATATCGCAGGATATGCCCAGCAGAAAAGATTTGAGTATTTCAATTTTCAAATCCGGTTTTGCAAATGAGACATACCCATTTTTCAGGGGAGAGCAATTTTATTCTGAAGAATATTTTAAGAATGTGAAATTGGCACTTGTAAATGAATACTGCTTGATGCATTTTCATGACGAGAATGTATAA